Proteins from one Shewanella pealeana ATCC 700345 genomic window:
- a CDS encoding YfaZ family outer membrane protein produces the protein MTVKTLMTTLVLSALSINAYATDFTFGLNDDMLSTELQFDLNKDVNASLDYIYADKGGQMLSGALHIAHDAGIHHFELGAKFSQVWSKKSQNGNFVGIGGRYAMHLGSNVSVHGSGYYSPSVLSFGDIDGSWQLDGRVQYSLNPALALFVGYRDIRLQYDHASNTSLDSGFYLGAKASF, from the coding sequence ATGACAGTAAAAACCTTAATGACAACGCTTGTGCTGAGCGCTTTGTCTATCAATGCCTATGCGACAGATTTTACATTCGGTCTAAATGACGACATGTTGTCGACAGAGTTACAGTTTGATCTCAATAAAGACGTTAACGCATCCCTTGATTATATCTATGCCGATAAGGGAGGGCAGATGCTATCGGGTGCACTGCATATCGCCCATGACGCAGGTATTCATCACTTTGAATTGGGGGCTAAGTTTTCTCAAGTGTGGTCAAAGAAGAGTCAAAACGGTAACTTTGTTGGTATCGGCGGTCGCTACGCGATGCATTTAGGCTCGAATGTTTCTGTTCATGGTTCGGGATACTATTCACCATCGGTATTGTCCTTTGGTGATATTGACGGTTCGTGGCAGTTAGATGGTCGAGTGCAGTACAGTCTCAATCCCGCTCTAGCCCTGTTTGTGGGGTATCGCGATATTCGTTTACAGTATGATCATGCATCTAATACTAGCTTAGACTCAGGATTTTATTTAGGCGCTAAAGCCTCTTTCTAA
- a CDS encoding DUF4382 domain-containing protein, with protein MKQLKLTPITIAIATGLMLSGCGSDSDSNEPEQALFSLGVSDNPADANIVNVAFKQVILKNSEGAFSFDVSTGDDGLQHVDLLSFQGQDVETLVSGQSVPVGEYQMCIYMENNTISSDESSYVLSGATEDENGDFVGGDIEGLVTNSNGSCGGVGADEDNTGRLFFNKSFTIAAGNNNFVAEFNLAKGLQAPHGNKEYWTLKPTSVQLVNASDVGAIKGQISQATMDNCEAAAGGSEFSPAVYLYPSETALDQMADFRTGPNVLTQVAPITSARVNPILDGSDNVTGYEYEFGFVVADTYSLGYTCLAQNDDPEESNVREPEDGSAPFFIDSAEQDVTVTLGETTTRHFPESFEPVTP; from the coding sequence ATGAAACAATTAAAATTAACCCCAATTACCATCGCTATCGCCACAGGCTTGATGCTATCGGGTTGCGGGTCAGACAGTGATTCTAATGAGCCAGAACAAGCTCTGTTCAGCCTTGGCGTTTCAGATAATCCTGCAGACGCTAACATAGTCAATGTGGCTTTTAAGCAGGTTATTCTAAAGAACAGTGAGGGCGCGTTCTCATTCGATGTCTCAACTGGGGATGATGGTTTACAACATGTCGACCTATTAAGCTTCCAGGGTCAAGATGTTGAAACATTAGTTAGCGGTCAATCTGTTCCCGTAGGTGAATACCAGATGTGTATTTACATGGAAAATAACACCATCTCTAGCGATGAAAGCTCTTATGTATTAAGTGGTGCAACAGAAGATGAAAATGGTGACTTTGTTGGCGGTGACATTGAAGGCTTAGTCACTAACAGTAACGGCTCTTGTGGTGGTGTCGGGGCCGATGAAGATAACACAGGTCGCCTCTTCTTTAATAAATCCTTTACAATCGCGGCTGGTAACAACAATTTTGTTGCCGAGTTTAACCTAGCTAAAGGCCTGCAAGCTCCCCACGGCAATAAAGAATACTGGACACTAAAACCAACTTCCGTACAGCTGGTTAATGCCTCTGACGTTGGTGCAATTAAAGGCCAGATAAGTCAAGCGACAATGGATAATTGTGAGGCTGCTGCAGGCGGTTCAGAGTTTAGCCCTGCGGTTTACCTTTACCCAAGTGAAACAGCACTGGATCAGATGGCAGACTTTAGAACGGGTCCAAATGTCTTAACTCAGGTAGCACCAATCACATCGGCGAGAGTTAACCCAATCCTTGATGGCAGCGATAATGTCACTGGCTATGAATACGAATTTGGTTTTGTGGTCGCCGACACCTATAGCCTTGGTTACACCTGCCTAGCGCAAAATGATGATCCAGAAGAGTCTAACGTCCGTGAACCTGAAGATGGTAGCGCGCCGTTTTTTATCGACTCTGCTGAGCAAGACGTCACTGTTACTCTAGGTGAAACGACTACACGTCATTTTCCTGAGTCATTTGAGCCTGTCACGCCTTAA
- a CDS encoding glutathione peroxidase, which yields MTASIYDFSVNNIQGKTVSLANFKDKVILIVNTASECGFTPQYKELEALYQKHQSQGLAVLGFPCNQFGEQEKGDNQAISSFCELNFGVTFPLFEKIEVNGANTAPLYAHLKQSAKGLLGSEAIKWNFTKFLVDRQGKVTQRFAPTTKPMAIEGEILKLL from the coding sequence ATGACAGCTTCCATTTACGATTTTTCAGTTAACAATATTCAGGGAAAAACGGTTTCACTGGCGAACTTTAAAGACAAAGTCATATTGATTGTTAATACAGCCAGCGAATGTGGCTTTACGCCTCAATATAAGGAGCTTGAGGCTCTGTACCAAAAACACCAGTCTCAAGGGCTGGCGGTGCTTGGGTTTCCATGTAACCAGTTTGGCGAGCAAGAAAAAGGGGATAACCAAGCCATTAGCTCATTTTGTGAATTAAATTTTGGTGTGACCTTCCCACTATTTGAAAAAATTGAAGTAAATGGCGCCAATACCGCTCCACTGTATGCACATTTAAAGCAATCTGCTAAAGGCTTACTGGGTTCTGAAGCAATAAAGTGGAACTTTACCAAGTTTTTAGTCGATAGGCAGGGCAAAGTCACCCAACGCTTTGCGCCAACGACGAAGCCAATGGCAATTGAAGGTGAAATATTAAAGCTACTTTAG
- a CDS encoding M1 family metallopeptidase codes for MLKQWDNNHDYHSFANTEQVRVKHLSLSLDVDFDTKQLAGQVELQLDYIDKQTTALWLDTRDLTIEAIYSNSQQALQFSLDQQDDTLGQRLNIELTADVSSVIIHYRTSPQAQGLQWLTPQQTSGKTLPFLFSQSQPINARSWIPVQDTPKARITFDAVITAPKGMRAVMSAMNDANAPLTGEFSFTMEKPMPTHLLAIAVGDLAFGELGPRTGVYAEPEVVAAAVAEFEDTESMVEVAESLLGPYPWGRYDMIVLPPSFPFGGMENPRLAFMTPTLIAGDKSLVSTVAHELAHSWTGNLVSNATWRDLWLNEGFTTYFTNRIVEEVYGKELAELEVVLENGRLQEAISATSIEAQTLPANMQDQDPNEAFNRFTYDKASMFVHDLEKRLGRTAFDAFLYEYVQAFAFEAITTEIFVDYAKQTLLKEHCDKITEAELLEWIYGEGMPSWFVEPKSTSLDKVTMALRAFDDGAAASSLMTTGWRVHHWQYFLTNLPEQLSHEALADLDSTFGFTQTNNAEIACDWFRVAIRNRYEAVLEAVSAYLVKIGRGKFVKPLYAELMKAGFETQVQQIYTIAREGYHPSIAVMLDQQLLKAAQ; via the coding sequence GTGTTAAAGCAATGGGATAATAATCATGATTACCACTCGTTTGCCAATACCGAACAGGTCAGAGTTAAACACCTGTCGCTATCACTCGATGTGGATTTTGATACTAAGCAATTAGCAGGGCAGGTCGAGTTACAGCTAGATTACATTGATAAACAGACTACAGCGCTCTGGTTAGATACTCGTGATCTAACCATTGAAGCGATTTACTCTAATTCGCAACAAGCCCTGCAGTTCAGCTTAGATCAACAAGATGACACATTAGGCCAGAGGTTGAATATTGAGCTGACTGCAGACGTCTCGAGTGTGATTATCCATTACCGTACATCGCCACAAGCACAAGGACTACAATGGCTGACACCACAGCAAACCAGCGGTAAGACACTGCCATTTCTTTTTAGTCAGTCTCAACCTATTAATGCGCGCAGCTGGATCCCTGTGCAAGATACCCCAAAAGCCAGAATTACTTTCGATGCAGTGATCACAGCCCCTAAAGGCATGCGAGCGGTGATGAGTGCCATGAATGATGCTAATGCACCTTTAACTGGTGAGTTTAGCTTTACCATGGAAAAGCCAATGCCGACTCATCTATTAGCAATAGCGGTAGGAGATTTAGCCTTTGGTGAACTAGGCCCAAGAACGGGGGTGTATGCAGAACCTGAGGTCGTGGCTGCAGCCGTGGCGGAGTTTGAAGACACGGAGAGCATGGTTGAGGTGGCGGAGTCATTATTAGGGCCATACCCTTGGGGGCGTTATGACATGATAGTCTTGCCGCCTAGCTTTCCATTTGGTGGCATGGAAAACCCGCGCTTGGCCTTTATGACTCCAACTCTTATAGCGGGTGATAAAAGCTTAGTGTCAACGGTTGCACACGAGCTAGCACATTCCTGGACTGGGAACCTTGTGAGTAATGCGACATGGCGTGATCTTTGGTTAAATGAAGGTTTTACCACTTACTTCACCAATCGTATTGTTGAAGAAGTTTACGGTAAAGAGTTAGCAGAGCTTGAAGTGGTGCTTGAAAATGGCCGTTTGCAGGAAGCGATTTCAGCTACCAGTATTGAGGCGCAAACACTGCCTGCCAATATGCAAGATCAAGATCCAAATGAAGCCTTTAATCGCTTTACTTATGATAAAGCGTCGATGTTTGTTCATGACTTGGAAAAGCGTCTCGGTCGTACAGCGTTTGATGCATTTTTATATGAATACGTACAAGCATTTGCCTTTGAGGCGATCACCACTGAAATCTTTGTCGATTACGCTAAGCAAACATTGCTTAAAGAGCACTGTGACAAGATCACCGAGGCTGAGTTGCTAGAGTGGATTTATGGTGAGGGCATGCCTAGCTGGTTTGTTGAGCCGAAATCAACCAGTTTAGATAAAGTGACTATGGCACTGCGTGCTTTCGATGATGGTGCTGCAGCTTCAAGTTTGATGACAACGGGCTGGCGTGTACATCATTGGCAGTACTTTTTAACTAACTTACCTGAGCAGCTGTCCCATGAAGCCTTAGCCGATTTAGACAGCACCTTTGGTTTCACTCAGACTAACAATGCTGAGATTGCCTGTGATTGGTTTAGAGTCGCGATTCGTAACCGCTATGAGGCGGTACTCGAGGCTGTGAGTGCTTATCTAGTCAAAATTGGTCGCGGAAAGTTTGTTAAGCCCCTTTATGCAGAGTTGATGAAGGCTGGATTCGAGACTCAAGTACAGCAAATCTATACGATTGCTCGTGAGGGCTATCATCCCTCCATTGCTGTGATGTTGGATCAGCAATTATTAAAAGCTGCGCAATAA
- a CDS encoding collagenase: MQNYKSEKASMKNKHILPTLAALSLLPASSYAAEVASLESVLSQNHACSDTIVIRSQALTEKQLSSACQLLIKQEASFHKLFGTLNKPVADDNNHKMRANVYHSRQDYVDHVTNHFDVPSDNGGMYLEGLPWESDNQAEFVAYEKKGQVWNLAHEYVHYLDGRFNLYGDFCLSLHDSHSGPEYCPKPAPLYPHTVWWSEGVAEYISLGDNNPKAIALIGGEPSYKLSEIFNTSYEKNGGTDRVYRWGYLAVRFMIENHKDKVDTMLGFTRKGDYPRYQALLAGWGTSMDAEFDTWLEQLKSAKK, encoded by the coding sequence ATGCAAAACTATAAATCAGAGAAAGCCTCAATGAAAAATAAACATATCTTACCTACATTAGCCGCTCTATCACTGCTCCCTGCAAGCTCCTATGCGGCAGAGGTGGCGAGCCTAGAAAGCGTTTTAAGCCAGAATCATGCCTGTAGCGACACAATTGTCATTCGCTCACAAGCCTTAACAGAAAAGCAGCTCAGCTCCGCTTGTCAGTTGTTAATCAAACAAGAAGCGAGTTTCCATAAGCTATTTGGCACCCTCAATAAGCCGGTAGCCGATGACAATAATCACAAGATGCGCGCCAATGTTTATCACTCAAGACAAGACTATGTCGATCATGTCACCAACCATTTCGACGTGCCAAGCGACAACGGCGGCATGTATCTAGAGGGGTTACCCTGGGAAAGTGATAACCAAGCCGAGTTTGTGGCCTATGAGAAAAAGGGCCAAGTTTGGAACTTAGCGCACGAGTACGTACATTACCTCGATGGTCGCTTTAACCTCTACGGCGACTTCTGCCTCTCACTCCATGACTCCCACAGTGGCCCTGAATACTGCCCTAAGCCTGCACCACTTTATCCTCATACCGTGTGGTGGAGTGAAGGTGTCGCTGAATATATCTCCCTCGGTGATAACAACCCGAAGGCTATAGCCTTAATTGGCGGCGAGCCAAGCTATAAGCTTAGCGAAATCTTTAATACCAGCTATGAAAAAAATGGCGGCACAGACAGAGTTTATCGCTGGGGTTACCTTGCGGTGCGCTTTATGATTGAAAACCATAAAGATAAAGTTGATACCATGCTTGGCTTTACTCGAAAAGGTGACTATCCACGATATCAAGCATTGCTAGCCGGCTGGGGAACATCTATGGATGCTGAGTTTGATACTTGGCTTGAACAGCTAAAATCAGCGAAAAAGTAG
- a CDS encoding PstS family phosphate ABC transporter substrate-binding protein: MKLKQLVGAVSFTAATVFSAASMAAIDQSLPTYEKTSGVSGNLSSVGSDTLANMMTLWAEDFKQLYPNVNIQIQAAGSSTAPPALTEGTSQFGPMSRKMKPNEVEAFEKHYGYQPTAIRVAIDALAVFVHKDNPIEGMSIEQIDGIFSSTDKCGGGDVTRWGQVGLDGGWAARDIQLYGRNSVSGTYGYFKKKALCKGDFKANVNEQPGSASVVQSVSQSLNAIGYSGIGYKTAGVKAVAISKKGTNYIAATADNAATGKYPLSRYLYVYVNKHPNKDLSPMDREFIRYVLSQQGQQIVEKDGYVALPRSVIAKDLAKAGIRL, translated from the coding sequence ATGAAACTGAAACAACTTGTTGGCGCGGTAAGCTTTACTGCAGCGACTGTATTTTCTGCAGCATCAATGGCTGCAATCGACCAGTCTTTACCGACTTACGAAAAGACAAGCGGCGTGTCTGGTAACTTATCGTCAGTAGGCTCTGATACTCTGGCAAACATGATGACACTATGGGCTGAAGACTTTAAACAACTTTATCCAAACGTAAACATCCAGATCCAAGCGGCAGGTTCTTCTACTGCGCCACCAGCATTAACTGAAGGCACTTCTCAGTTTGGCCCTATGAGCCGTAAGATGAAGCCAAACGAAGTTGAAGCGTTTGAAAAGCATTACGGTTACCAGCCAACGGCTATCCGTGTTGCAATTGATGCTCTAGCAGTATTTGTACATAAAGATAACCCAATCGAAGGTATGAGCATCGAACAGATCGACGGCATCTTCTCTTCTACAGATAAGTGTGGCGGTGGTGATGTGACACGTTGGGGGCAAGTTGGCCTTGATGGTGGCTGGGCAGCGAGAGATATACAGCTATACGGTCGTAACTCAGTATCGGGCACTTACGGTTACTTTAAAAAGAAAGCACTATGTAAAGGTGATTTCAAAGCGAACGTAAACGAGCAACCAGGTTCTGCTTCTGTAGTACAGTCTGTATCTCAATCACTTAACGCGATTGGTTACTCGGGAATTGGTTATAAGACTGCCGGTGTTAAAGCGGTTGCGATTTCTAAGAAAGGCACTAACTATATTGCTGCAACAGCAGACAATGCAGCAACGGGTAAATACCCACTGTCTCGCTACCTATACGTATACGTCAACAAGCATCCAAACAAAGATTTATCACCAATGGATCGCGAATTCATCCGTTACGTGCTATCTCAGCAAGGTCAGCAAATTGTTGAAAAAGACGGTTACGTTGCACTACCACGCAGCGTTATCGCAAAAGACTTAGCTAAAGCGGGGATCCGTCTTTAA